Below is a window of Mycobacterium dioxanotrophicus DNA.
CACAGTTCGCGCATCTGCTGGCCGAGGGACACGTGGGTGACGGGCTGTGGGGCTTCGGCTTCGCGGTGTTCGCCATCTGGTGGGCGTGGATGAACTTCAGCTGGTTCGCCTCGGCATACGACACCGACGACTGGATCTACCGGCTGACGACCATGGTGCAGATGGTCGGCGTCATCATCCTGGCGCTGGGACTCCCGCAGACCTTCGCCTCCATCGAGCACGGCGGTCACGTGAACAACACCGTCATGGTCGCCGGCTATGTGGTGATGCGGATTGCCATGGTGACGCAGTGGTTGCGCGCCGCGCGCCAGGATCCGGACCGGCGGGCCGCCTGCCTGACGTACGCGACCGTCATCGTCGTCGCGCAAATCGGCTGGATCGCCCAGATCCTGGTGAGCACGTCGGTGTGGGTGTTCGCGGCGGGCGCCCTGGTGCTGATGGCCCTGGAGATCTCCGGGCCGTTCCTCGCCGAGCGCCGCATGGGTGGCACGCCGTGGCACGCGCACCACATCGCCGAGCGGTACAGCCTGCTGGCCATCATCGCGCTCGGCGAGGGTGTGGTCGGGACGGTGGCATCGCTGTCGGCCGCGGTCGGTGAACACGGCTGGTCTGCCGATGCGGTCGTGCTCGCCGTGGCAGGCACGGGCCTCACCTTCGGCATGTGGTGGGTGTATTTCCTGGTGCCCGCCGCGGAGTTGCTGCACGCCCACCGCGAGGTGTCGTTCCTGTACGGGTACCTGCACCTGTTCGTGTTCGGCGCGATCGTGGCGACCGGCGCCGGGCTGCACGTCGCCGCGTACTACGTCGAAGAACAGTCCGAGTTGAGCACTGTGGCCACCGTGCTGTCGGTCGCGATCCCGGTCGCCGTGTATGTCACCGCGATGTTCGTCATCTACTCGATGCTGGTCGGCACATTCGACGTCTTCCACACCGGACTGCTGGTGATCGCCGGCGCCGTACTGGCCGCCGCCGTGGCGATGGCCGCCGCCGACATCCCGTTGGCGCCGTGCCTGCTGGTGGTGACCGCGGCGCCGATGGTCATCGTGGCGGGCTTCGAGCTCGTGGGCCACCGGCACGCCAGAGAGATCGTCGCCAGACGGCTGGCCGATCAGCGCGGCGGGTGAGCCTCGAAGCCTTCCAGCAGCATTCGCTCCTGCTCGACCCGCATCAGCTTCCTGGCTTTGCTACGGGTGATGAGAATGCCGACGGTGGCCAGCACCCAGACTGCGTACTGCACTGCCCAGGCCACCCGGAACGAGGCGGCCGAGTAGTCGCCGGCATGGGCGAGGATGAGCCCCATGGACTGCATGACCAGCAGCGCTGCCAGGAAGCCGCCCATGTTCACCATGCCCTGAGCGGTCCC
It encodes the following:
- a CDS encoding low temperature requirement protein A; the protein is MTEGDSNSPVQTHRIRRMSGRDPHERHRVSSPLELLFDLTFAIAFGVAASQFAHLLAEGHVGDGLWGFGFAVFAIWWAWMNFSWFASAYDTDDWIYRLTTMVQMVGVIILALGLPQTFASIEHGGHVNNTVMVAGYVVMRIAMVTQWLRAARQDPDRRAACLTYATVIVVAQIGWIAQILVSTSVWVFAAGALVLMALEISGPFLAERRMGGTPWHAHHIAERYSLLAIIALGEGVVGTVASLSAAVGEHGWSADAVVLAVAGTGLTFGMWWVYFLVPAAELLHAHREVSFLYGYLHLFVFGAIVATGAGLHVAAYYVEEQSELSTVATVLSVAIPVAVYVTAMFVIYSMLVGTFDVFHTGLLVIAGAVLAAAVAMAAADIPLAPCLLVVTAAPMVIVAGFELVGHRHAREIVARRLADQRGG